The Campylobacter sp. CN_NE2 region AAATCTTTGGAGAAAATCATCCAGATACTGCTGCTTCTTATAACAATCTAGGAAATTGTTATTGCTATCTTGGAGATTATGATACAGCGATAAATTATCATTTAAGAGCACTTGAAATAAGAAAAGAAATCTTTGGAGAAAATCATCCAGATACTGCTGCTTCTTATAATAATTTAGGAAGTTGTTATATTTCTCTTGGAATTTACAACAAAGCAATAGAATATCATTTAAAAGCACTTGAAATAAACAAAGAAATCTTTGGAGAAAATCATCCAGATATTGCCAATTCTTATTATAATCTAGGAATTTGTTATCGTCATATTGAAGATTATAACACAGCGATAAATTATCATTTAAAAGCACTTAAAATAACCAAAGAAATCTTTGGAGAAAATCATCCAGATATTGCTGCTTCTTATAATAATCTAGGAAGTTGTTATGGTTCTCTTGGAGATTACGATAAAGCAATAAAATATTTTTTAAAAGCGCTTGAAATAAGAAAAAAAATCTTTGGAGAAAATCATCCATATACTGCTGCTTCTTATAATAATTTAGGAACTTTTTATGGTTCTCTTGGAGATTACGATAAAGCAATAAAATATTTTTTAAAAGCGCTTGAAATAAGAAAAAAAATCTTTGGAGAAAATCATCTAGATACTGCTGCTGTTTATACTGATTTAGGGGTTTGTTATGACTTTCTTGAAGATTATAGCACAGCAATAGATTATTGTTCAAAAGCTTTAAATATATATGAAATGCTTGACGATGATAATAATGTTAAAATTTTAAAACAAGTTATAGAAGAATTAAAGCAACGCCTATAATTTTACTCATAACTTCTCGCAATGACGCCTAATCTGTCATTGCGGGTGAGTGAAACGAACGAAGCAATCGCCAATGTTTAAATCAAGAATTTGCGAATTTGGATTTTGATTATTTAAAATTTGGCGATTGCCACGAATTTTTGCTTTCACAAAAATTCTCGCAATGACAGATTTGGCAAATTTGCCTAATTTTCCAAAAAATATTCAAGACAGAGTGTGATTAGTTACTGAGATTTTTAACGCTTACAAGTGAGATAAGGCTGGTCGCCTATCGACCGAAGTAAACGATTAAAAATCTCAGTAAATAGTTCCGATATGGGGAATTTTCTAAGCTTTAAACAAAAGCCCGTTTTTAACTTCTGTGTATTTCGCTTCCCCGCATATCTCACGCACGATTTCAAGTGCAAATTCCATTGCAGTCGCGGGTCCGGCAGAAGTGATGATATTTTGATCTTTTACCACATTTGCCGCGCGGTATCCGGCATGTGCGACTTTGCCTTCAAATCCGGGATAGCAAGTATAGGCATTTTTTAGCACACCTGCTGTGCTAAGCGCCCAAGGTGCAGCACAAATCGCACCGATTTTAGCGTTATTTGCGTCAAAATCACGCAAAACTTTGCCTAGCTTTTCGCTTTTTGCCAAATGCTCGGCTCCCGGTAAGCCGCCCGGTAAAACTATCATATCAAACTCGACAACTTTTAGCTCATCTAGCACCATATCGGCTTTTATCTCAACGCCGTGAGCGCCCGTAACAAGGCGTTTTTCTAGCCCTACGCCAAGAGCTTCGACTTCTGCTCGGCGCAAAATGTCAATCACGCTTAAAGCTTCGATCTCTTCAAATCCGTTAGCTAACATTACGGCAACTTTTTTCATAAAAATCCTTTGTAAAAAATTTTTACTTATTGTAACAAATTTGAGATAAAAATTTGAAATTTATGCAAAAAGCCCGAATACTCGGGCTTTTAAATGTAGTTAAAATTATTTATTTGCTTTTTCGATATATTCGCCACGCACGGTATCTACGCGGATAACTTCGCCTTCAAGCACATGGAAAGGGATTTGCACAACCGCGCCAGTTTCGAGTGTGGCAGGTTTTTTGTTGCTTCCTTGTGTGTCGCCACGGAAGTTTGGAGCAGTTTCTACGATTTTAAGCTCTACGACTTGCGGAACTTCGATACCGATAGCTTTGCCGTTATGGAAAAGCACATCGACCATAGTGCCATCTAGCATCCATTTTTTCGCTTCACCGACCTCTTCATCGCTGATAGCGACTTGCTCGTAGGTTTCGACATCCATAAATTGGCAATACTCGCCGTCATCATAAAGATATTGCATTTGTTTATCGACCAAATTTGGAGCTTCACATTTATCGCCTGCGTGGAAAGTTTTTTCTAGCACTTTGCCGTCGATGTATGATTTGATTTTAACGCGAACAAACGCCGCACCTTTGCCCGGTTTTACATGTTGATACTCTACGATTTTAAACGGAACGCCGTCAAGCTCGATTTTAAGACCTTTTTTTAGATCGCCCATTGAATAAGCCATATTTTCTCCTTAAACAAATAAAAAAGATGATTTTAACAAAAAAATATTTAAATTTTAATTTAGCAAAATTTCAAAATCGTTAGTATCGAAAAGTAGAATTTTTTCGTTTTTTAAACTCAAAAGCTCTTCGCTAAAACCGCCTTTTGAAAAAAGTGCGATTAAATTTGGTTTTAAGGCGATTTTTTCGCACTTTGAGTGAAGCAAATTTAAAACGCTTTTGCAAATTTTTCGCTCTTTGTATTTGCACTCGCCGACAACGCAAAAGTCTTCAAATTTGGCAAAAATGTCGATTTCTATCTCGTTATTCCAAAAACTGCTAATCTCGCCAACGCCGATATTTAGGTATTTTGCTAAAAGTTCTTTGCTTAAAATTTCAAAACACAAACTAGCGTAATTATCAAAATCAGCTTTTATCATTTCAAGCACTTTTTCATTTTCGCCAAATTCCAAACGGCGTAAATTTGGCTCGATAAATCGGAAGTAAAATCTTGCGAAATTGCTTTTAAAATGGACCTTATCATGCACTACATAACGGCGTAAATTTTTTGGCAATTTCTCGTTTTTGTGATTTGGTTTTGGCTTTGTTTCTCTACTTTTTTCGAGTTTTAAAAACTGAATTTTAAGCAACTCATCGACCACTTTTTGCGCCTTAAAACGCGGTAGTATCTTTGAAATACCAAGCTTTTTGCGATCTGATTTTGCAAATTTCATAAGTGCTTTTTTGATTTCATTTTCATAAGGACTATCAAAAGCAAATTTATCTCTAAATGTTTCAAAATCTCTTAAAATTTCATTATCAATAGCTTCAAAAATGTCGTTATAATGCGCTGAAATTTCGATTTCATCAAAGACAAAATGAAATTTCAAAAGCTCGTCAATCGGCAAATTTGCGAATTTGTAAGCGCTATCTTTGAGTGTGAAAATTTTTTTGCTCCTATTTTTTTGCCGAATTTTACCAAATTTTTTATATAATTTTGCCAAAAAATCAAAGAGAGTTTATGATAAATTTAGAGAATTTGAAAAATGATATTATTTTGCAAGACGGCATAAAGTATTTTGATTTTGCAGCTTCTGCTTTGGCGTTAAAAAGCGTGGAAAATGAGATTTTGCGAATTTTGCAAACTTATGCAAATACGCACTCAAAAACCAGCTCAAACTCCATTACAACGCAAAATTATTACGAAAATGCTAGGGCTAAATTTAAAAATTTGCTAAGGGTTGATGATAAATTTTCGCTTATTTCTTGTGGTTTTGGAGCGACTTGGGCTTTGAAAAAACTATGGGAAATTTTAGGCATTTATATCCCGCCGATGAGCTTAAAAAGGCTAAATTTAAAAAAAGAAAGCTTAAAAAATTTGCCCCTTGTGATAGTTTCGCCTTATGAACACCACTCAAATGAAATTCCACTTCGATACTGCCTTTGTGAAGTCGTGCGAACGCCCTTAAATTCGCAAGGATTGATTGATTTTGATTTTTTGGCAAATTTACTAAAAACAAACAAAGGACGCGAGATTATCGCTTCTTTTAGCATGGCTTCAAATTTAACAGGCGTCAAAACAGACTATAAAAAGCTTTATTTGATGATAAAATCGCACGGCGGAAGATTGATTTTAGACGCTTGTGCTTTTGCGCCACATGATGAGATTGATTTTAACTTTTGCGACGCGGCGGTTTTTTCGTCGCATAAATTCTTAGGCGGTGTCGGCGGCAGTGGAATTTTGGTAATAAAAAATTCGCTTTTTTCCTGCGACGAGCCGACATTTGGGGGCGGGGGAACTTTGGCATATAGTGATAACGAAACTCAAAGATTTTATATTGACCCTGAACGCGCCCAAGAAGCAGGAACGCCCGGAGTTACGCAGTTTTTAAGGGGCTATCTAGCCTATAAATTTAGGCATGATTTAGGCATTGAAAATATAAAATCACACGAAAATGAGCTTAGTGAGTATTTTTTAAATGAAATTTCAAAAATAGATAAAATCGAAATTTACGGCAATTTGCAAGTGCCAAGAGTGCCGATTTTTGCGATAAATTTAAAAGGACTTGACCCGTTTATTTTTGCCGAAATTTTAAGTAAAAAATACCTTATCCAAGTTCGCGCAGGGTGTGCGTGTGCAGGAAGCTATGGTAGAGATTTATTAAATTTGCCAAATGATATAAATTTGAGCATTAAACCTGCATTTTTGCGGATTAGCCTAAATTTTTCGCATAGCAAAGATGATATTGATTATTTGATAAACTCAATCAAAAATATCGCAAAAAACAAAGATAAAATAAAACTCGTCGGTGGCGAATACAGGTGTTAAATTTATAAATTTCGATACAAAAATTTACATTTTTATTCTGCGTTTTGTAGCGAATTTAAAATAAATCACGATTAAAGCAATGATAACTCCCAACACGAGCGGTGTTAGCCACGGATAAATTTTGATTTTTTCATAAATTTGCAAGACAAAATCACCGGCAAAATAGCTTACTAAACCAATCGTTATCGCCCAAATTGCCGAGCTAAAAGCGTTTAAAAAACTAAATTTTGCAAATGAATACTTCGTAAGCCCAATCGCAATGGGAATTAGCGTTTTTAGTCCATATATAAATTTTTGCACCAAAATAATCCTGTCGCCGTATTTTTTAAACAAAATTTGCGACAGGGCTAAATTTCGCCGTTGTTTTTTGATAAACGGGCTAAATTCTTTTTTATTGTAACGAGAGAGCCAAAACAAAATCGTATCGCCGATGAAATTTGAAATAGTAGCAACCACGATACAAAGCGTAATGTCCATTTTACCGATAAAGCTAAGCATACCGGCGGCGATTAGCGCTATCATACCGCCGCCAAGAGTATATAAAAATAGTATTAAATAGCCATAAGTGGAGAGTTTGCTAAACATTTCCTCCATTAATTTGCCTTATTTATAACCGAAATCAAATTTTCAAATCCATACGAGTGCGGTTCATAAACCACGCTGTTATTTGAGCTAAGTACCACTCCGCCAAGACTAGCACCCAAAAACACGCCGCTTTTATTTGTATAAACATACATATCTTTGCTAAATGCGTTTAGTGTGCCTAAATTTGCACTTGCATTTCCAGCCAGAGCCGTTACATCACCGCCTAGTTTGATTTCTGATTTTCGCATATTATCTACGATTTTATCGCTCATTACAAAAATTATTAGATAATTATCTTCATATCCGATTTGCAAACCCAAACTTGCATTAGTGATTTCTGCGCCGTTAATCGTGTAGTTTTCGCCGTTTTTATAGACCGCAACGCCGCTTCCATACATTCCGCCGATGACAAAACCAACCTTTTTCACGCTTGGAAAAATCAAAATCGCCTTTGCGTTTGCGACCAAAGCCGCTTTATTAGGATTATCTCGCATAACAACGGCAAAGGCATTTGCGCTTTTTAAAATCGTTTCGTCTTTTGCATTTGCAAAATTTGCAAAACCAAATATCATTAAACATAAAAATAGAATTTTTTTCATGCAAAACTCCTATTTGGCGTAATTTACCGCCCTAGTCTCTCTTATGACATTTACTTTTATTTCGCCCGGATACTGAACCTTATCTTGAATTTCTTCGGCGATCTCTTTTGCGACCAAAACCGCTTCATCATCGTTTATTAGCTTGGCATTAGCTATAACGCGAATTTCGCGTCCTGCATTTATCGCGTAGGCTTGTTTTATGCCTTGTTTTGAAGTGGCGATATTTTCTATGTCGCTAACTCGCTTTAAGAAGCTCTCTAAAACCTCTCTTCTAGCTCCCGGTCTAGCTGCACTTAGAGCGTCCGCTGCGCAAACTGCGGCTGCTTCGACGCTTAGCGCTTCTTCATGTCCGTGATGAGCGTAAATAGCGTTGATTACGACAGGGTGTTCTTTGTATCGTTTGCAAATTTCACCGCCCAAATCCACATGGCTTCCTTCAAATTCATGCGTTAAAGCTTTACCGATGTCATGCAAAAGCCCTGCTCTTTTAGCTAGTTTTTCATCCCCGCCAGTCTCGGCTGCGATGATTGCTGCAAGGTGAGCGACTTCAAGGCTGTGTATCAAAGCATTTTGTCCATAACTAGCCCTAAATTTAAGCTTTCCGATTAGTTTTATAATCTCAGGGTGCATTTTATTTAAACCTAAATCCATAACGACATTTTCGCCTTCTTCTTGGATACTAGCTTCAAATTCGTCGCAGACTTTTTTGTAAATATCTTCGATTCGTGCAGGTTGAATTCGTCCGTCTTCAACCAAAAGCTCGATTACTCTTGTTGCGATTGCTCTTCGGTAAAGGTTGTGAGAGCTTAAAATAATCGCATTTGGCGTATCGTCAATGATAACATCAACGCCAAGCACCATTTCAAGGGTTTTTATATTTCGCCCTTCTTTGCCGATAATTCTGCCTTTTAGCTCGTCATTTTTGATATTTACGACATTTATAAGGCGTTCTGCTGCAAATTCACCCGCAAATCTAGTCGTAGCCTGCGCTAGGATATAATTTGCTCTTCGTTTTCCCTCTTTTTTAGCTTCTTCTTCATATTTTCGCACGATATGAGCGATGTCTGCTCTACTTTTTTCTTCTACTTTTCGCAAAACTTCGCTTCTAGCTTCATCTTGCGTAAAACCGGCAACTCGCTCCAAAATTTTCAAACTCTCAGCCAATTTTTCTTCATAATTTTTCTTTAACGAAACGCCTTCTTCATACATAAATTTGGCTTCTTCTTTGCTTTTTTCAAGCTCACTTTTTGCTCCGTTTAAAATTTCTTGTTCGCTTAATAGTGTTTGCTCTTTTTTTGTTAGTTCATCAAATTTTTGATTGTATTCTTTTTGAAGTTTTGCTGATTTGTCGTCATATTTTTTCTTGGCTTCAAATTCGGCTTCTTGAACTGTGATTTTTGAGTTTCTCAAAATACTTTCTGCTTCAAATTCTATCGCTTTTGCTTTTGCTTTTGCCTGTTCTAAAAAAATGTCAAAATTTGCGTTGTTAATCTTTTTGGCGATAAAATAACCTATTGTCGCACCGACTGCGACCTCTGCTAATGCTACTACAATATCTATCATATTTTCCCTTTTTAAAATAATTTTTGCTCGGAGTAAAATAAAAATCACCGATTATATCGTGTTTTTGAGATATTATTGAATTTGTAAAATTATCTTTAATACTAACAAAAACGATAATCGGTTTATAATTTAGAGCTGAAAAAAACATATCGTAAAATCCTTTCCCATGCCCGATTCTAGCCATATTTCCATCTACTCCGATAACCGGAACAACGGCTAGGTCAATTTTTCCTTTGAATTCGTTTTGATTTAGCGTCTCTTTAACGCCAAATTTAGACTTTACAAAAGGTCGTCTGAATTTTACCATTTTAAAGCTAACATCTAACATAAACGGAACAAAAAATTCTACTTTATGTGATAATTTTTGTCTTAAAATTTGTAAATTTGGCTCATAAGATAACGGCAGAAAAATCAAAACTTTTTTCGAATTTGTTATTTTTATGAGTTTAATAATATTCGAAATAATGCCGTAATGTTTGCATTTAGCGCTAAATTTAGCTTCATCTTTCAAAGCCTTTTTAGCGAATTTTCGATAAATTTGCTTATCCATTTTCACACTTTTATTTTTTTAACGCTTATTTTATCTAGTTTTTGTATAATTTTGAAATATTTTTTAGGGAATTTTGTATGAAATTTGTGAATTTTATTATTTTTATTACTATGTTACTTTTCGTAACAGGTTGCGACAAAAAAAGCGATAACGAAGAAAAAGTAGATATAAAAACGGAAAAAGAAGCCGTTCTTACGCAGGATTATACTGCACCGTTTTCTTTGCATTTTACGGACGGAACTATTTTGAAAATGCAAAAAAATAAAAACGGCTTTAAAATCGATAACAACGGCACTGCGACACTTTTTGCATTTTTCTCGCCGTGGTGTCCGCCGTGCCAAGTCCAATCTCCGATTTTAAACAATATCCAAGAAAATTTTAAAGAAAAACTCCAAGTTATCGGTGTTTTAGTCGGTGAAAATTTGACAAACGACGACGCAAAGGTATTTGCGATTGATAATAATGTAACATATAAAATTTCGCAAGGAAGCGAAAATAACTTTTTCGCAAACGCACTTGGTGGCGTTAGCGAAGTCCCGTTTATCGTTATTTATGATGAAAAAGGAAGGTTTTTTTCGCAATATTTTGGAATAATTCCGGAAGAAATTTTAACAACCGAAATTCAAAGGATTTTTTAATGTTTAATTTTTTCAAAAAAGGTTTTGATAAAACAATCGAAGCGATGAAATCGGCAAATTCTAGTAATAAAATCACAAAAGAAAATTTGGAAGAAATGCTACTTGAAGCCGATGTAAGTTATGAAATCGTAGAAGAAATTTTGTATTATCTACCGCCACAAAATGAAGTTAAAAAAGATGATTTAAAGCGAGTTTTAAAAACTTATTTTATGTATGAAAACAAGCCTTTACCAAAGGTTTCGCCATTTGTCGAGCTAATTTTAGGCGTAAATGGTGCAGGAAAAACCACAACCGTTGCAAAACTGGCAAATTTATACAAAAAAAATAACCAAAGCGTGATTTTTGGGGCTTGTGATACTTTTAGAGCAGGTGCCATCGAACAACTTCGTCGCTGGTCGCAAAAAGTAGAAATCCCAATCATCGCCACCGAGCAAGGTCATGACCCAGCAGCCGTCGCATTTGACACCGTAAGTTCGGCGATTGCAAAAAAAATCGATAGAGTTTTAATCGACACGGCAGGACGACTGCAAAATCAAAAAAATCTCGCCAACGAGCTTGAAAAAATCGTGCGAATTTGCGACCGTGCTATGCCAAATTCGCCACATAGAAAAATCATCGTGCTTGATGGCACACAAGGAAATAATAGCGTAATCCAAGCAAAAGCTTTTAATGAAATCGTTAAGCTAGATGGCATAATCATAACAAAACTTGACGGAACGCCAAAGGGCGGAGCGTTATTTGGCATTGCAAGGGATTTGGAGCTTCCGATTTTATATATCGGCGTAGGCGAAAATATGGACGATTTGGTCGAATTTAGGGCAGATGAGTTTGTAGATACGCTAGTAGAAGGAATTTATGCCTAAAATTTTTAGCCCAAATGTTTTTAAATTTGCATTTTTTGCCTGTTTGATTGCGATTGAATTTTTAGCTACCACTTCAAGGGAAGTGGCGATAAATGGGCTATTTTGGGATAAAATAAACCACGCATTTGCTTTTTTTGTTTTGTTTATTTTGGCAAATTTTGCTTTTAAAATTCGCAAAATTTGGATAATTTTTTGGTTAATTATTTTTGGTTTGCAAATAGAAATCGTGCAAAGCTTCTTGCCAAATAGAGAATTTTCTTTTTTGGATATAGTTGCCGATTTTATCGGCATTTGCATAGGTTTTTTTGCTACTAAAATTTATGAATTTTGGAGAAAAAATGGCAAAAGTAAAATCCACACTTTTTGAGTGCCAACACTGCGGAAATCAGCAAACTAAATGGCTTGGTAAATGCCCTGATTGCGGTGCTTTTAATAGTTTTGTAGAGTTAAAAGCCGAACAAATCAAAACGCTAAAAGAAATTTCAAAAATCACTTGCGATAATCCAAATTTGGACGCAAAGGCGATAAATGAGATAAAAATAGAAGAAATTTCACGCATTGATTGCGGGGACGATGAGCTAAATTTGGTCTTAGGTGGTGGCATAGTAGAAGGCTCACTTGTCTTAATCGGCGGAAGTCCCGGCATCGGAAAATCAACACTTTTGCTTAAAATCGCTTCAAATTTGGCTAGTTCTCAAAGAAGCGTTTTGTATGTTAGCGGCGAAGAAAGCGCAAGTCAAATCAAAATGCGAGCAGACCGCCTAAATGCCGTAAATGAAAACCTTTTTTTGCTAACCGAGATTAACCTTGAAAATATCTTAGCGCAAACACAAAAAAGGGATTATAAAGTCATCGTAATAGATAGCATACAAACCCTTTTTAGCGATAAAATCGCTTCTGCTCCGGGTTCGGTTACACAGGTGCGCGAGATAACTTTTGAGCTAATGCGACTTGCAAAAGAAAAAGGAATTTGCATTTTTATCATCGGTCATATTACAAAAGAAGGCTCGATAGCAGGTCCTAGAATTTTAGAGCACATGGTCGATGTGGTGCTATATTTTGAGGGCGATAGCAGTAAGGAACTGCGAATTTTGCGTGGTTTTAAAAATCGTTTTGGCGCCACAAGCGAAGTTGGAATTTTTGAGATGACAAACGCAGGGTTAGTAAGTGCAAAAAATCTAGCTAGTAAATTTTTCACTCGCGGAAAAGCCGTCAGCGGCTCGGCAATCACCATAACAATGGAAGGCTCTCGTGCGTTAGTTATAGAAATTCAAGCTCTTGTCTGCCCTAGTTCGTATCCAAAACGCTCAGCCACAGGATATGATAAAAACCGCCTAGATATGCTCTTAGCGCTTTTGGATAGAAAGCTTGAAATAGGACTTGGGGGATACGATGTTTTTGTAAATGTCATCGGCGGGGTTAAAATCACCGAAACGGCGTGTGATTTGGCTGTTGTAGCGGCGATTGTAAGTAGCTTTAAAAATCGTCCGATAAGCAAAGAAAGCGTTTTTATCGGCGAAGTTAGTCTAAACGGCGAGATTAGAGAGATTTTTAACCTTGAAGCAAGACTAAAAGAAGCTAGTATGCAAAAATTTAAAAACGCAATCGCTCCGATAAAACCGCAAAATTCGCAAGGGCTAAAAATATTTCATGCAACAGAGATAACGCAGGTTTTGGAGTGGATGTGATTAATTAAAATCAGCCTAGCTTTAATTCCCCAAACCTGACGGATTTACGCACAAATTTAGACAATTTCATCGCTTACTACCGACAAAGGTAGCGTCGCTCGAAACTGCCTAAATTTGTGCGTAACTACGCCTGTTCTATCTTGAATATATTTTTTTGCAAATTAACCATTTTCTGTCATTTATTTTAACTTCAAATTCGCAAAATTTATTTTTTTAAAATTTCGCTATTATAAGGAAACACACTTGTCGTGTGTAACCTAAAATAGCGAAATTATTAATTTAATCCGCCCGTTATAAGGAATTTATTAGCCTAAAATTTTTATGCCAAACTGATCAAGCAAAATTATTATCACAAAAAGCGGTGCAACAAATCTTAAAAGCACATTGTGCCAAATTTTATATCCAAATTCGCCCATATACGGCACCAAAAGCTCTTTTACAGGCTCTTTTTTTATCACAAAACCGACAAAAATCGCAACAACGATTCCGCCTATCGGCAATAAAATATTTGAAGTAACAAAATCAAGCAGATCAAAAAAGCTCTTGCCAAAAAAGTTGAAAATATCAGCCGTCGCGCCATAGTATCCTAAAATGCAAAAAATTCCCAAAATATAAGTGAAAATAAAAATCGCAAAACACGCCTTTTTGCGTGAGAAATTTTTTGAATTTACAAGATAAAAAACGCTTGGTTCTATCATCGATACAGCCGATGTAATCGCCGCAAAAAGAAGCGACAAGAAAAAACAAAACGCTAAAATATTGCCGATAATGCCAAGCTTACCAAAAAGCACGGTAAGTGAAACGAAAATCAGCCCCGGACCTTGTTGGCTAGGGTCTGCGCCAAATTCGAAAATATATGTAAAAACGGTTAGTCCCATAAAAACGCCGATTAAAACATTTATAAAAACGATACTTAGGCTCGAAGTTAAAATGTTTGTTTTTGGCGGAAGACTTGCTGCGTAAGTGATGATGGTCGTAACGCCCAAAGAAAGAGTAAAAAACGCTAATCCAAGAGCCTTTAAAACGCTATCGCTGCTAAGTGCGCTAAAATCAGGCACTAAAAGAAATTTCAAGCTTTGCACGAAACCTGCATTTGACGCCACTGCCGAGTAAAACGCCATAAATAAAATCAAAACGAAAAGCGTTGGCATCATCCATAAATTTAGCTTTTCTATGCCGTTTTTAACGCCCTTTGAAATGATATAAAAGCAAAAAATAGAAGCGATTGTGTAGCAAATTATGCTTACAAATATCTCTTGCGAAAGCAAATTCCCAAACGCCGCACCGCTTTGTTCTATCGAACTTGGCAAAGCAAACGCACTTGTAATCGTGTATTTTAAAATCCAACCCATAACAACGCTGTAAAATGAATAAATCAGCAACGCGCTAATCATAAAAAATCCGGCATTTCTCCACAATTTTTTATTGCTAGGTGCTAGTTTTTCATACGCACTAACGGCATCGCACTCGCCAAGGCGACCGATGACGATTTCGCCCAAAAAAATGACAAAACTGCAAAGCATCGTCAAAAGCAGATAAAGCAAAATAAAGGCACTTCCGCCGTTTTCGCCTACAAGAGTTGGAAATTTCCACGCATTTCCAAGACCTACCGCGCTTCCTGCGACGGCTAAGATAAAGCCGATTTTAGTAAATTTCTCGTTCATATTTTTCCCCGAATAAAAAAATCGTGCAATATTATCAAATTTAATCTTAAAACTTTATATTTACTTTTAATTTAAAAATTTGCTTCAATGACAATAAATTTGGCTATAATTTTTCAAAAAATTTGGAAAGAAAAATTTATGAAAAATATATTTTTATCGCTTTTTTGCGCCTTTACCACAACTCTTTTGGCAGAAAATTTGCCAAATTTACAAACTCAAATTTTAACAAAAGAGCAAATTTTGCAAAAATACCAAAACGCAAAACCACAAAAATGGGGCGAGAGTTTAAACGGCGTGATTGAAAATTTTCAAACTAGCCAAAAGGTTGTCGCACTCACGCTTGATTTATGTGGCTCAAAAAGCGATGATTTAGACGAACGCATTGTCGAATTTTTGGAACAAAAACGGATAAAAGCGACTTTTTTTGTAAATTCTCGCTGGATAGAAAAATTCCCGCTTAAATTTGAAAGACTTTATAAAAATCCACTTTTTGAAATCGAAAATCACGGCTTTTTGCACCGCCCTGCTTCGCTTAGTGGAGCTGAAATTTACGGCATAAAAGGCACGGCAAATTCTAGCGAATTATACGACG contains the following coding sequences:
- a CDS encoding TlpA family protein disulfide reductase, which encodes MKFVNFIIFITMLLFVTGCDKKSDNEEKVDIKTEKEAVLTQDYTAPFSLHFTDGTILKMQKNKNGFKIDNNGTATLFAFFSPWCPPCQVQSPILNNIQENFKEKLQVIGVLVGENLTNDDAKVFAIDNNVTYKISQGSENNFFANALGGVSEVPFIVIYDEKGRFFSQYFGIIPEEILTTEIQRIF
- the ftsY gene encoding signal recognition particle-docking protein FtsY, translating into MFNFFKKGFDKTIEAMKSANSSNKITKENLEEMLLEADVSYEIVEEILYYLPPQNEVKKDDLKRVLKTYFMYENKPLPKVSPFVELILGVNGAGKTTTVAKLANLYKKNNQSVIFGACDTFRAGAIEQLRRWSQKVEIPIIATEQGHDPAAVAFDTVSSAIAKKIDRVLIDTAGRLQNQKNLANELEKIVRICDRAMPNSPHRKIIVLDGTQGNNSVIQAKAFNEIVKLDGIIITKLDGTPKGGALFGIARDLELPILYIGVGENMDDLVEFRADEFVDTLVEGIYA
- a CDS encoding VanZ family protein encodes the protein MPKIFSPNVFKFAFFACLIAIEFLATTSREVAINGLFWDKINHAFAFFVLFILANFAFKIRKIWIIFWLIIFGLQIEIVQSFLPNREFSFLDIVADFIGICIGFFATKIYEFWRKNGKSKIHTF
- the radA gene encoding DNA repair protein RadA, with translation MAKVKSTLFECQHCGNQQTKWLGKCPDCGAFNSFVELKAEQIKTLKEISKITCDNPNLDAKAINEIKIEEISRIDCGDDELNLVLGGGIVEGSLVLIGGSPGIGKSTLLLKIASNLASSQRSVLYVSGEESASQIKMRADRLNAVNENLFLLTEINLENILAQTQKRDYKVIVIDSIQTLFSDKIASAPGSVTQVREITFELMRLAKEKGICIFIIGHITKEGSIAGPRILEHMVDVVLYFEGDSSKELRILRGFKNRFGATSEVGIFEMTNAGLVSAKNLASKFFTRGKAVSGSAITITMEGSRALVIEIQALVCPSSYPKRSATGYDKNRLDMLLALLDRKLEIGLGGYDVFVNVIGGVKITETACDLAVVAAIVSSFKNRPISKESVFIGEVSLNGEIREIFNLEARLKEASMQKFKNAIAPIKPQNSQGLKIFHATEITQVLEWM
- a CDS encoding sodium-dependent transporter, which translates into the protein MNEKFTKIGFILAVAGSAVGLGNAWKFPTLVGENGGSAFILLYLLLTMLCSFVIFLGEIVIGRLGECDAVSAYEKLAPSNKKLWRNAGFFMISALLIYSFYSVVMGWILKYTITSAFALPSSIEQSGAAFGNLLSQEIFVSIICYTIASIFCFYIISKGVKNGIEKLNLWMMPTLFVLILFMAFYSAVASNAGFVQSLKFLLVPDFSALSSDSVLKALGLAFFTLSLGVTTIITYAASLPPKTNILTSSLSIVFINVLIGVFMGLTVFTYIFEFGADPSQQGPGLIFVSLTVLFGKLGIIGNILAFCFFLSLLFAAITSAVSMIEPSVFYLVNSKNFSRKKACFAIFIFTYILGIFCILGYYGATADIFNFFGKSFFDLLDFVTSNILLPIGGIVVAIFVGFVIKKEPVKELLVPYMGEFGYKIWHNVLLRFVAPLFVIIILLDQFGIKILG
- a CDS encoding polysaccharide deacetylase family protein, translating into MKNIFLSLFCAFTTTLLAENLPNLQTQILTKEQILQKYQNAKPQKWGESLNGVIENFQTSQKVVALTLDLCGSKSDDLDERIVEFLEQKRIKATFFVNSRWIEKFPLKFERLYKNPLFEIENHGFLHRPASLSGAEIYGIKGTANSSELYDEVAKNADLIEKITGTRPKFYRSGTAYYDEFAVSQIYDMGFAPVGFSVLGDAGATLSKENVLKAFRTAKNGDIIIAHANHPEKESGEGVAMGLEELLENGFKFIRLDEVLLDK